DNA from Candidatus Binatia bacterium:
CGCCATGGGCCGGTCCTGACTCTAGCATCCTTGCGCCCTTGTTCTCGAACGTTTCGTTCCGGCGATGCCTTCGAGCGTTTACCCGCTTCCTGCGCGCTGGTAGAAGCGATTGGCATGGTTGAGTCGCGCGAAAGCTTCCGGGCGCAAAGAGCACACGGGGCAGCACACGAGGGCCCCGCTGCACCCGGGACAGTCGCGGACGCGTGGATCGCATGCGGCCTGGCGCTCCTGGCAGCCGCCGTCCACTGGCCACTCCTGCTGGCTGTCGCCGGCGGATGCGACGAGTGGCATGTGCTGCAAATCGGCGTGAACCTCCGGCACGGAGATCTCCTCTACACAGACACCAACCATATTGCCGGTCCCGGCAGCTTCTACGGGATGGCCGCGCTCTTTTCGATCTTTGGGGAGAGTCTGCTGGTCGCCCGTCTCACGATACTTGTACTCTTCTCGGGACTCGTAAGCGTCACCTACCTGCTCTGCCGACGGCTGACCGGGACGACCGCGTCTATTCTGGCGGCACTTGTCCTGATCGCTCTTCGGCTATGGACGTTTCCTCATTTCGCGATCTTTCATTACGCCACGACCGCTCTCATCCTCGTCACGATCGGCTTCTGGACCCTCCGCGCCCACGACAACCCCTCAAATCCGAGAATCGCCGCCGCTGGACTTGTCTGCGGGTTGGCCTTCCTGACCAAGCAGGATTCCGGCGCATTGGGCGGAGCCGGTGCTTTCCTCGCCCTGCTGATCGGCTTCGCCCTCCAGCGCTATCGTCAACCTCCCGGCCGTTCGCTTCCGGGCAAGGCTCTCGTCTTTATCGCCGCCGCGGCAACACCATTCCTGCTCGCCTGTCTCTACTTTCTCGCCCGGGGAGGCCTCGGACCTTATCTCTGGCAAACGATCTACGATCCCATTTTTCTGAATGCTCTTTTTGGCGCGGGAGCAGGCCCCGATGCGGCCGACTATCTGGATATACCGCGCCTCTTCCCGCTGGGAGAGCAGGACCCTGAAGTGCGCAGGTTTCTTTTCAGCTGGATGCCGGGCCTCGTTTGGGATCTGCATTGGAGAGATATTCTCGACAGCTGGATCTATCGCGAAACTTCGTGGCTCGACCTGAGTCTGAAGCTGATCTATCGCCTGCCAACTTTGGTGCTTCTTCTCGAGGCTATTCTTCTCGCATGGCGCTGGCTCGGTGGCGGAAAACACCAGGCACCCATCGATATGCTTGCCGCCCGCGCCGCACAATTGGCATTCACCGCCGGAGTTTGGATGGCCTTTTCCAAGCCGCGCGACTGGATTCATTTCTCCATTCTCCTGACCGCCTTCCTGCCGATTCTGGCGCGCCAGGTCGATGCCTTCCTCCGACGCTTGCCGGGCCTATGGCAGCCGGTTTTCTATCTGCCCGCTGGCGCGGCCTTCCTGCTTTTCCTCGCAGGCAGCGCCCATCTCGAGGTCCGTGCTCTGGAAACCTTCAATACACCCGTCGAAGGCGTGCGAGGGACCGTTTGGGTGCGGCCAGAAGACGCGATTGCGTATCAGGAGTTGATCAACCACCTACGCGAAACCCCAGAGGACCAACCTGTTCTGGTCGTCCCCTGCCTGCCGGTTCTGAGCTTTCTTTCCGACCGCCCACCACTCTCGCGCTTCATCTGGCTCTGGCCGCGAGACGCGTATGCGGATCGGGACCAACAAATTATCGCCGACCTCGAGGCTCGCCCCGATACCAGCATCGTTTACACCCTGATGCACACACCCTTTGCCCCGCGCCCGCAAGTCACGGTACCGAAGCTTTACGACTATCTGGCCGAAAACTATCGGATGGCAGAAGTCCATGGAGCCCCCGACAGGCTCTCCTGCGGGATTGCCGAACGCCGCCCACCGGCAACCACGCTCGACACAACGACCGGGAAACACAGCGAGGCCCCGGGCGCGTCGATCCTGCTCTACCGGAAGCTCAACCAGGCCAGTGCGCGTACCGACCAGAACGCTCAGGTCCCCGCCACCGACATCGCCGGGGTCGAGAACTGGCCTCTTACAAGGAACGTGCTGTTCCTCGAACCGGGCACCGAGCGACCGAATCAGTTGGCCATCACCACACACGTGCCACCAGCCGCGCGGCTCCGAACCGCCGCCGGCGTTCATCCCGATCGCTGGCAAAGTCTGGGGCCCTTTCCCCTGCGGCTCGCGATTGAAATTCGCTCAAAACGCGGAAGCGAGACGCTGTTTCTCGAAGACTTCGACGTGTTCCGGAACCCCCGGGAGCGTCTCTGGCAGGAAATCGACATCGACCTCTCGGCGTGGGCTGGGGAAAATGTCGAGATCGTCTTTCGTGCGACGGCCTTGGGCTGGAATGCCGGACAAAAGGATCTGGCGGGCTTCGCCGAGCCGAGAATCCTGATCGGTGCCCCCGCAACGGAAACCAACCGTTCCCCGGCAACGATCCGGCCCTGACGGGAAGTCCCGCGAGACGACGGCCTGGGTTCTCTGGCGTGCACCTGCGTCTGCTGTGACTCTGATGAACCCGGCCCGGCCATCCCCAAAAACAAATCGAGCCGATCGGCGGGCATGCCTCCCACCGACCGGCTCGAAATCCATCCTGTGAAGGGCGGCTCGTCAGCCCATCTTGAAAAAGACAGCCTTGTTGCCGTCGAGGTCGCGAAAATAACCGCCGTAAAAGCCAGGCATCCGCTCAGCCGGAGCGCCTTCGTCGCTGGCCCCGAGTGACAGGGCTTTCGCATGAAGCTCATTGACCTGCTCGGTCGTCTGGCAGCCGAAAGCGAGCATATTGCCGTTGCCCGGCTGCGGGTCTTGCTCGTTGTAGGGAATACAGGGGGCCAGTATCGGCTTGTCCATCGCTTCTCCGATAAAGGCAATGCGACCAATATCCATCAGGAGCTTGGCGCCAAGGGGCTCCAGGAGTTCCAGCCAGAATCCCTTGCACTTCTCCATATCCGTTGTGCCGATGGTGACGTATCCGATCATTTTTCTCTCCTCAAAATAAGTCTGCACGCCCGAATTGGGCGTGCAGATCTATTAGCTCATATGAGGATTCTTGCACCAGCAAGAATCGTCGGCTCTAGTGCACCCCTCGCAGCGGCTGGAAGGCCATTGCCGGCAAACAGGGGACGTTCGCGGCCGCCCACAGGTCGATCTGACGCCGCGCGAGGTCATTGAAGGTTCGAGGGGCGCTCACCCCCACAGGGTCGGCCACCGGATTGGGCCCCGCTGCCCCGGTCAGGAAGCCCGACAAGGCGGCTGGCTGTCCAAGCTGGCGAGTCCCCGCCGCCCCGACATGGGTGAAGAAGGTATTGGTCTCGCGCGCATGACATCCGCTGCAGGAGTTCAGGGAGAGCTCAAAGCGAGCGCATAGGTTCTGGATTGAGGCAGTGCTGCCCGGGAAGTCAAAGAAATCGCCGGCGTTATACGGCACATGTGCTGCAAGAAATGGACTCCCCGCAAATGTATCGGGTACCGTATGCGTCGCTGCGCAAATCGAGGTCAACTCGGTACTGACCCAGCTCTCCAGAGCGGTGGTGTTGTTCAACGCCTGAATCGGGTTCTGCTTTGCGGTCACGTGACTCAGGAGGCCGCTATTTTCGAGATTGAACTCACGAAGTTCCCAGAGCGGATTCAGCGCATTCTCGTTGGTCCGGATCTGATTGATGGAGCTGCCATTAGGCTTGCCCGGATTCGTATTCCGGTCGGTAAAGACATGCGTCAGCGCCTCCAGGCCGTCGAGGTAATTCGGTGATCCCATGGGGTGGTTCTGCAGGTCCAACCAATCGCTCGCATAAGCCTTGCAGGAACTGCAGGTATTCATATTGACGCCATATTCGAAGATGACCGTGAAAGGTACAGGCTGACAACTGTCGGTATTCAGCAGACCGAATACGAAGCGACCTTCGCCACAATTGCCGCCCCCGTAAGATGCGTTCTCACGCAAATCCACTCGGTTCACGATCGCCATCAGGCGAAACGGAGCGATCGACAGATCGAGTTGCCCGGGAGGCGCTCCATTCACAGCGCTTTCGTCCAACCACCTGTCGATGAAGTCCTGCATCGCAACGCGGGCCGGAATCGTCTGGCCATTGGCCGACTGCACCGTCGTCCATTGGTCCATCCACTCCAGAACGAAATCCGCAGGGAGAATACCGCTGCTCGGCTGGTTGACCATCTCCTCCATCAGGTACCCAAAGGTCCAGGGGCCCATCGGAGTGCCCATTGGATTGCCACCCGGACCGCAGGGATCAAAAGTTCGGACCGGGTCCTCGACCACCAATACATTTTTCACCATCAGGGTCCGTTCGGGATCGACGATCCCGGGAGCGATAGCCGGCTTGAGGGGCAAGGCGACCGGACGAGCAATTGCTTCGTCAGATAGAAACGTGAGGGGACCGGTTGGATCGACACCGCGATCACGCTGCACGCGACCATCAAACACAGGGACCGAATCGGGACCCGAGGCAGTCGATGCCTTGGCCAATTCCCGGGAATATCTCTGCCACTCTTTCGACTCGATGCTGATCTCCGAGGAAAAGGTGCGACTACCATTCTCCGAGACCAGTTCGATCTCGCGGCGATCCCCCGAGAGCACCGGAATCTTCGTCGGCAAACATTGTCCGGCGCGGGTCTCGGCAAAGGTCACATCGAAGCGCGCGCGACCGTTACCCAGAGGGGTCAGGCTCATCGCCTCGACCTCAGGAGGAGTCTTTGCGGCCAGTCTGGGCCGTGCCAGTACGTTGGACGCCGTCATGCCGTTGCTGCACACGGACACATCATCCGGCCCGGGTGCTGGTTCGATTCCGGTCGTAATATCCGTAATCTCCTGGACACATTCATCTGCAATATCGACAATGGCCAGAGGGTTTTCGACCACACAATCCGGACCATACTTCTGGGTCAGGCGAGAGATCTTCTTCTCCAGGGAAGCGCGGCAGCGGCGTAGATCCGGACCACTACCATTTTGCGTCGCTCGGGACTGAGCCTTGAGCGCACAGGCATAGTATTTGCCGTATTCTTTTTGCAGGTCAGCGGCACAACGATCGGCCGCAGCGACGATGCTGGGAGACATAAGGACCAGCGAAAGCGTAAGAATGGATGCAAGACGAGGGCTTTCTGAAATTGACATAGGTTTCCTCCGGACAGGACACGACAGATCTCGTGCAGGCCAGAAGAAACGCAGGAAGCATGCCAAAGCGAAAATAGTCCAAAAGCAGTCCCTGGCCCTGAAAACCTCCAGTTTTCTCGCGCAATCGAGCAAAGAATCGCGCACCTTGGCGCGCTGGCCTGCGCGAGATTCCGCTCAGGGGGTGGGCGGAAGCGGCTTGCCTGCCAGGGCGGTGCGCACCCAGGGAGCCAGCGTGGCATACCATTTTTTGAGCCCTTCTTGATTGAAATGGATCCCGTCAAACAGCAACTTTTCCTTGGTCGGATCGAACCCTTCACCCGGATCCACAAAAAAGACCCTCGCGTGATCCCCGAGCTTACGGATCAATCCATTGGTTTCGAGATTCTTCCGGATCTGGGCCTCATCGCGGGTCGATGGCGGAATGGCGACCAGCAGAATTTGTGCGTTCGGGGCCCGATACAAAGCTGCAGCCACGAGTCGGGCTATTCCTTCCGCCGTTTCTGCGGGATGACTCTCGTTACGGTCAACTCGGTGGTCATTGGTGCCGATCTGTATGGCGACCAGACGGGCCGTGGGTGCAATCAACCAGACTTTCGACAAAGTATCGCGCACTCGATTTGAAGGTGCGCCTGCGTTCAGAAACGCGTGGTCGCCAGCCAGCTCCGACCACACCTTACGATTGGGCTTCCACTTTCGTCGCGAATGTCCAATTTGCACCAACAGGGAATCTCCGAAAAAGACTCCTTCGACAGCCTCGCCTCGCATGAGCCGTCGAGCGAAATCGAGCTCATAATCTCTCTGGATCTGGCGCGTGGGAGTTTGGCCGACCGCGGCCTGCGGGATTGCCGAGGGGGTCCCATCGCGTAAAAATCGCCCGCTCGGGAAGCCTTCGCTATAATACGTAATCGCAACTCCGCTATCGAAACTCGCCAGGTTCTCCGGATCCGCTGCGGGCGCGCCAGCCACATCCTTCTCGGCGCCCGGCAGAGTCACGCGTGGCACCGGAATCAATGACTCTGTGCCGCGTTCATCGGCGGTTTCTCCAGCAGCTACGAATTGGCCCTCCGCCAATATGTTTTCGGCAATGGTCGTGCTCGCGAAAAGCCCGATCGTCACCAGAGCAAGAACAACTTCGCCCCTGAGCTGATTTTCTGAGCGCATCTGCATACGTGATTTTCAGTAGTCGATATAACCTGCCGGCCCTGGCGTATACAAAGTCCGGCGATCAAAAGTTGCCAGCGGACCTCCTTCCTCGGCCTGCCGAACAAGATCGGGATTGGAGACGAATAATCGAGCGAAGGAAACCGCTTCGCCAGCGCCTGCAGCGACCGCCTCGGCAGCTTCCGCCAGCGAGAAGGACTCGTTCAAGACGAGCGGCCCATCGAAATAGCGCCGGGCAAGCGCGATATTATCCAACTCGGCCTGCGGCCTTCGCATGATGTGGAGATACGCCAGGCCGATACCCCCCAGCGCTTCAAGAAGACCGGCAAAAGTTGTCTCGGGATCGTCGTCGTGCAGGTCATTGAACGGATTCCCTGGGCAGATCCGCAGTCCGACTCGGTCCGCACCGGCGGCCTCGGACATCGCTCGGAGGACCTCGAGGGGGAACCGGATCCGATTCTCAAGCGAACCACCCCAAGCGTCCTCACGGCTGTTGGGGCCTGCGCAGAGAAATTGTACGGGCAGATACCCACTTGTCCCGTGCAATTCGACACCATCGAAGCCGGCATCCATCGCCAGAGCAGCCGCACGACCATAATCCGCAATCACATCCAGAACCTCTTTTTCGGATAATGGATGTGGCTCATCAAAGGGCTGGAGGCCGTGCGCCTCGGTATAGATCTTTCCCTGTGCGCGTATCGCCGATGGCGCTACGGTTCTGCCGTGCTTATTGGCGGCATGCCCGATCCGGCCGCAATGCATCAACTGCGCGACCATTAACCCGCCCTCGCCATGAACGGCATCGGTGACCTGCTGCCATCCGGCAACATGCGCGGGCGTCACCAAGCCCGGCGTCCTTGCGTATCCCTGCCCGCCAAAACTGGGGTAGATGCCCTCACTGACGATCATCCCGGCCGAGGCACGCTGACGGTAATAGGTCACCATGAGGTCATTCGGGTTGCCGGAAATATCAGCACGCGAACGGGTCATGGGCGCCATCACGATTCGATTGCGCAGGGATAGCGCGCCCAGACTCGTTGGATTCAAAAGAGACAAGGTACCCCTATAGTCGATTCGGGGTTCTTCTGGAATCCTCGACCAAAAGAGATACAACTTCGGCAATGAACCCTGCTGATACGCCACCAACCGCACGTCCGTCCCTGTCCATGCAGCCGCGCAACTTTGCGCCCGAGGACCCGGGCCCCGGCGGCTGGCGCTGGTTGCTCGACCTGGCTCGTGGAGCCGATGCGGCGGGACTGGATCGGCTGGTCTTTGCTGACCATGTGGTATTCGGCGAAAATCTGGAAGCCTACGGTGACCCGAAAGCTGGTGGTATGCAGGGCGGGAAACAACCAACCGGCCCGGACGGCCATTGGCTCGAGCCGCTCACTCTGCTCTCGGTCCTGGCAGGTATCACCTCGCATACTCGACTCATGACCGGCATCCTGCTCGCGGGACTCCGTACTCCGGCTACTCTGGCGAAGACGGCCGCGACACTCGATGTTCTTTCCGAAGGCCGTCTGGATCTCGGGGTTGGCGTGGGATGGCAACGCGAGGAGTATGAAGCCAACGGCATTCCGCATGCGCGGCGCGGCGACCGCCTCGATCATACACTCGAGATATGCCAACTGCTGTGGCGCGAGAATGTCGCCGCTCACCAATCACCCGATGTGAATTTCGAGCGCATTCATATGCAACCCA
Protein-coding regions in this window:
- a CDS encoding SGNH/GDSL hydrolase family protein, which gives rise to MRSENQLRGEVVLALVTIGLFASTTIAENILAEGQFVAAGETADERGTESLIPVPRVTLPGAEKDVAGAPAADPENLASFDSGVAITYYSEGFPSGRFLRDGTPSAIPQAAVGQTPTRQIQRDYELDFARRLMRGEAVEGVFFGDSLLVQIGHSRRKWKPNRKVWSELAGDHAFLNAGAPSNRVRDTLSKVWLIAPTARLVAIQIGTNDHRVDRNESHPAETAEGIARLVAAALYRAPNAQILLVAIPPSTRDEAQIRKNLETNGLIRKLGDHARVFFVDPGEGFDPTKEKLLFDGIHFNQEGLKKWYATLAPWVRTALAGKPLPPTP
- a CDS encoding glycosyltransferase family 39 protein, with product MVESRESFRAQRAHGAAHEGPAAPGTVADAWIACGLALLAAAVHWPLLLAVAGGCDEWHVLQIGVNLRHGDLLYTDTNHIAGPGSFYGMAALFSIFGESLLVARLTILVLFSGLVSVTYLLCRRLTGTTASILAALVLIALRLWTFPHFAIFHYATTALILVTIGFWTLRAHDNPSNPRIAAAGLVCGLAFLTKQDSGALGGAGAFLALLIGFALQRYRQPPGRSLPGKALVFIAAAATPFLLACLYFLARGGLGPYLWQTIYDPIFLNALFGAGAGPDAADYLDIPRLFPLGEQDPEVRRFLFSWMPGLVWDLHWRDILDSWIYRETSWLDLSLKLIYRLPTLVLLLEAILLAWRWLGGGKHQAPIDMLAARAAQLAFTAGVWMAFSKPRDWIHFSILLTAFLPILARQVDAFLRRLPGLWQPVFYLPAGAAFLLFLAGSAHLEVRALETFNTPVEGVRGTVWVRPEDAIAYQELINHLRETPEDQPVLVVPCLPVLSFLSDRPPLSRFIWLWPRDAYADRDQQIIADLEARPDTSIVYTLMHTPFAPRPQVTVPKLYDYLAENYRMAEVHGAPDRLSCGIAERRPPATTLDTTTGKHSEAPGASILLYRKLNQASARTDQNAQVPATDIAGVENWPLTRNVLFLEPGTERPNQLAITTHVPPAARLRTAAGVHPDRWQSLGPFPLRLAIEIRSKRGSETLFLEDFDVFRNPRERLWQEIDIDLSAWAGENVEIVFRATALGWNAGQKDLAGFAEPRILIGAPATETNRSPATIRP
- a CDS encoding TIGR03619 family F420-dependent LLM class oxidoreductase yields the protein MNPADTPPTARPSLSMQPRNFAPEDPGPGGWRWLLDLARGADAAGLDRLVFADHVVFGENLEAYGDPKAGGMQGGKQPTGPDGHWLEPLTLLSVLAGITSHTRLMTGILLAGLRTPATLAKTAATLDVLSEGRLDLGVGVGWQREEYEANGIPHARRGDRLDHTLEICQLLWRENVAAHQSPDVNFERIHMQPKPLQPCGIPIWIGGSLHPAALRRIVRFGTGWIPWGPDAADPAAGLQKIRSALAAGGRSSEGFAVTAPLAVKKNASGDIDIIATMASVPAMLEAGITDFRIRFPLPAEQTAVEDAITPVVEGFRNASGEFLN
- a CDS encoding alkene reductase; translation: MSLLNPTSLGALSLRNRIVMAPMTRSRADISGNPNDLMVTYYRQRASAGMIVSEGIYPSFGGQGYARTPGLVTPAHVAGWQQVTDAVHGEGGLMVAQLMHCGRIGHAANKHGRTVAPSAIRAQGKIYTEAHGLQPFDEPHPLSEKEVLDVIADYGRAAALAMDAGFDGVELHGTSGYLPVQFLCAGPNSREDAWGGSLENRIRFPLEVLRAMSEAAGADRVGLRICPGNPFNDLHDDDPETTFAGLLEALGGIGLAYLHIMRRPQAELDNIALARRYFDGPLVLNESFSLAEAAEAVAAGAGEAVSFARLFVSNPDLVRQAEEGGPLATFDRRTLYTPGPAGYIDY
- a CDS encoding VOC family protein, with protein sequence MIGYVTIGTTDMEKCKGFWLELLEPLGAKLLMDIGRIAFIGEAMDKPILAPCIPYNEQDPQPGNGNMLAFGCQTTEQVNELHAKALSLGASDEGAPAERMPGFYGGYFRDLDGNKAVFFKMG